One genomic region from Halobacteriovorax vibrionivorans encodes:
- a CDS encoding BamA/TamA family outer membrane protein — translation MKLKVLLILLFLSLNTNAQYSFTESQSTPMNWKSIENDFAQVIYPENYKDRAIYMANLIEHYSKYVGLSYGVKKPEQVALIYRPEMANPNGFVTLAPRRTEWFDSAQFSSRLSSLEWHEMLSIHEYRHVIQQDIFNKKTVKFFDILMGDTGQQVLSFLAKKPWYMEGDAVYTETKYTPAGRGRSPRFMARLKALLLKGETPTYDQFVGGSYNDQLVNWYIYGYVLVSYGYKKYGDQFWNVVMNNVTARPYPNGIVGAIENSSGVDFYDFYYAAFDDLRKEWIGDKFNNLPISEYNVKTNQYKNGANLFYVEYDLDNHYRLIKESKDEKEVLTDIAYSEDFTRLSYSKDYAIQSQFLPHWRYGFKSYSDLSLISLKDGDIKYITSGERLYNPHFNKDGSKITAINFDKNGKWIIQELNLEGAKLRSITNSKYDFLEAINLNNNEVIAIATRDGKGKTIVKANYSNNRVLELVPPTYNNLYALNYDGNNSVLFEAQYKGKIEVFKLNTTSKSLEKCTDSNIASYSPTFSNSNFYFTEQTINGKRIKSSSLNSCRSLGINSLVNRSQYFAKNDPSDSYNNFELIDIKDRKEIQTKNSNNYTEEDYSGFDWRSATPHSWSFFVGNGYGLSLYADNYLRDFSWNVNLGYEASENSPYSSAIVYYKRYWPILSATVDLRERMVSQLASDSDDYGWDEVAYGIKVELPFVQKHNLYNLNLSLSYQAEQVMTDEYIQYDTKVSGEADFIRQSTTLSLSLYKDFTTRSIISPWSFSLLGIYQDASTNDETGLEDDYRWFGSFSITTPGLFTNNGIKISVVGEEYGDGDNYRFQPSSNEFMGYAYSRGYDYFASKKYLKSSANYLFPLFYPDYNIAALIYFKRIYMNLYYDITKAKLSDTRKSIQLSSYGAELVFNTNILRALPVDFGVRYIHKYETQENEYEGYLGTSLAF, via the coding sequence ATGAAACTTAAAGTTTTACTTATTCTTCTTTTCTTATCGTTAAATACAAATGCGCAATATTCATTCACAGAGTCACAAAGTACTCCAATGAATTGGAAATCTATTGAAAATGATTTTGCCCAAGTTATTTATCCAGAAAACTATAAGGATCGAGCAATCTACATGGCCAATCTAATAGAGCATTATTCAAAATATGTTGGACTTTCTTATGGTGTAAAAAAGCCTGAACAAGTGGCCTTGATATATCGACCAGAGATGGCCAATCCAAATGGGTTTGTTACTCTTGCTCCACGACGTACTGAATGGTTTGACTCGGCACAATTTTCAAGTCGTCTTAGTTCTTTAGAATGGCACGAAATGCTTTCAATTCATGAATATCGTCACGTTATTCAACAAGATATTTTCAATAAGAAAACAGTGAAGTTTTTTGATATTCTTATGGGAGATACTGGACAACAGGTTCTTTCATTTCTTGCAAAGAAGCCTTGGTATATGGAAGGCGATGCCGTCTATACAGAGACTAAGTATACACCAGCAGGTCGAGGACGCTCTCCTCGCTTTATGGCAAGACTTAAAGCGCTTCTTCTTAAAGGCGAGACTCCAACTTATGATCAATTTGTCGGTGGTTCCTACAATGATCAACTTGTTAACTGGTATATCTATGGATATGTACTGGTTTCTTATGGGTATAAGAAATATGGTGATCAATTCTGGAATGTTGTAATGAATAATGTTACAGCAAGGCCTTATCCAAATGGAATAGTGGGAGCTATAGAAAATTCCTCAGGAGTGGATTTTTATGATTTCTACTATGCTGCCTTTGATGATCTAAGAAAAGAATGGATTGGAGATAAATTTAATAATCTTCCTATTTCTGAATACAATGTAAAAACAAATCAATATAAGAATGGAGCTAACCTTTTCTACGTTGAGTACGACTTAGATAACCATTACCGTCTTATAAAAGAATCAAAAGATGAAAAGGAAGTTCTAACAGATATTGCTTATAGTGAAGACTTCACAAGACTTAGCTACAGTAAAGATTATGCAATTCAATCACAATTCTTACCTCATTGGAGATATGGTTTTAAAAGTTACTCTGACCTATCACTTATAAGCCTTAAAGATGGAGATATAAAGTATATAACATCAGGTGAAAGATTATATAATCCACATTTCAACAAAGATGGCTCGAAAATTACAGCTATAAACTTTGATAAAAATGGAAAATGGATTATCCAAGAATTAAATTTAGAAGGTGCGAAACTTAGGTCTATCACAAATTCAAAATATGATTTCTTAGAAGCAATAAATCTCAATAATAATGAAGTTATCGCCATTGCGACAAGAGATGGAAAAGGTAAGACAATTGTTAAAGCAAACTATTCAAATAATCGAGTTCTAGAATTAGTTCCACCTACATATAACAATCTCTATGCGTTAAATTATGATGGTAACAACTCTGTTCTTTTTGAAGCTCAATATAAAGGAAAAATTGAAGTTTTCAAATTAAACACAACGTCAAAATCGCTTGAGAAATGTACTGACTCAAATATTGCTTCATACTCGCCAACCTTTTCAAATAGTAATTTTTATTTTACTGAACAAACAATTAACGGAAAGAGAATAAAAAGCAGCTCTCTTAATTCATGTCGAAGTCTTGGAATCAATTCTCTAGTTAATCGCAGTCAGTATTTTGCAAAGAATGACCCAAGTGACAGCTATAACAACTTTGAACTAATTGACATTAAAGATAGAAAAGAGATTCAAACAAAGAACTCAAATAATTATACAGAAGAAGATTATAGCGGGTTTGATTGGAGGTCTGCGACACCTCATTCTTGGAGCTTCTTTGTTGGTAATGGTTACGGCCTTAGCCTCTATGCAGATAATTATCTTAGAGACTTTAGCTGGAATGTAAATTTAGGTTATGAAGCTTCAGAAAACTCTCCCTATTCATCAGCTATAGTCTATTATAAAAGGTACTGGCCAATTCTAAGTGCAACCGTTGATCTTAGAGAGAGAATGGTAAGTCAACTTGCAAGTGATTCTGATGACTATGGATGGGATGAAGTTGCTTATGGTATAAAAGTCGAATTACCATTCGTACAAAAACATAATCTTTATAATTTAAATTTGAGTTTAAGCTATCAAGCTGAACAAGTCATGACTGATGAATATATCCAATACGACACTAAAGTTTCTGGTGAAGCGGATTTTATCAGACAATCAACAACACTATCATTAAGTCTATATAAGGACTTTACCACTCGTTCAATTATTTCACCTTGGAGCTTTTCACTTCTTGGAATATACCAAGATGCTTCAACAAATGATGAAACAGGACTAGAAGATGACTATCGCTGGTTTGGATCGTTTTCAATAACAACACCAGGGCTTTTTACAAATAATGGAATTAAGATATCGGTAGTTGGTGAAGAATATGGTGATGGTGACAACTATCGCTTCCAACCATCTTCAAATGAATTTATGGGTTATGCATACTCTCGCGGATATGATTATTTTGCGTCTAAGAAGTATTTAAAATCGAGTGCAAATTATCTCTTTCCACTCTTCTATCCTGATTATAATATTGCGGCGCTAATTTATTTCAAGAGAATTTATATGAATCTCTATTATGATATCACTAAGGCCAAGTTATCAGATACAAGAAAGAGTATACAATTAAGTAGTTATGGAGCTGAGCTCGTCTTTAATACAAATATCTTAAGGGCATTACCTGTGGACTTTGGGGTGAGATATATTCATAAGTATGAAACACAAGAAAATGAATACGAAGGTTACTTAGGAACAAGTTTAGCTTTCTAA
- a CDS encoding M48 family metallopeptidase gives MKNIGMLAVLALLVSCNAEKITTVKVVHSLDSDALSGEIKVNSQKLNFNGSSGETFEIKGTYPRNLSMDLDYTHAEAFYANSVNKLPATEINMKFEVRGYNSEKGTVDLRREGSVKLQGEKFKLTNCSNTVDFKVDGSELTIDMSKFKSLASCKFVGKYKNHNRIGEKGRLHNGFGRNFFKFDSDKDMGLEASYAIRSQFSGYVYKDGEMAEYLQKMLTKIAKASDMPDLEPKVYFINAPIENAFALPGGYVFVFRGLIEALETEAELAGVLGHEWAHVTERHGTESVSRNLKNIATKYVGAGLVWAQFNIFGAAAAYYIYDKLEEIPLMGFSRLQELEADKIGVQYAHEAGYSPYGLSKFFAAMGDRQESWLELLVSTHPRPSTRVEKIEELVFNYIPYSRDAVVTSEDYLAAKETMNEIEPMPYYIAMRVMAQMGGLVEESIKSSVRKKFKLEKED, from the coding sequence ATGAAGAATATAGGTATGCTAGCGGTTCTTGCGTTACTCGTATCGTGTAATGCAGAGAAGATAACAACGGTTAAGGTTGTACACTCTCTTGACTCTGATGCACTTAGTGGTGAGATCAAGGTTAATAGTCAAAAATTAAATTTCAATGGATCATCTGGTGAAACATTTGAAATCAAAGGAACTTATCCACGTAATCTTTCAATGGATCTAGATTACACTCATGCAGAAGCTTTCTATGCAAATAGTGTAAACAAGCTACCTGCTACAGAAATCAATATGAAGTTCGAGGTAAGAGGTTATAACTCTGAAAAAGGAACTGTTGATTTAAGAAGAGAAGGAAGTGTTAAGCTTCAAGGTGAAAAATTCAAACTTACTAATTGCTCTAATACTGTTGATTTCAAAGTTGATGGTAGTGAATTAACAATTGATATGTCTAAGTTTAAAAGTTTAGCTTCATGTAAGTTTGTAGGAAAATATAAGAACCACAATCGTATTGGAGAGAAGGGGAGACTACATAATGGTTTTGGACGTAACTTCTTTAAATTCGATTCAGATAAAGATATGGGTCTAGAGGCCAGTTATGCAATCCGTAGCCAATTTTCAGGTTATGTTTATAAAGACGGAGAAATGGCGGAGTATTTACAGAAGATGCTTACTAAAATTGCAAAAGCCTCAGATATGCCTGATCTTGAACCTAAGGTCTACTTCATCAATGCACCAATTGAGAATGCATTTGCTCTACCTGGTGGATATGTATTTGTATTTAGAGGTCTAATTGAAGCACTCGAAACAGAAGCTGAGCTAGCCGGTGTTCTTGGACATGAGTGGGCCCACGTTACTGAACGTCACGGAACAGAATCTGTTTCAAGAAACTTAAAAAATATTGCTACAAAGTATGTTGGAGCTGGACTTGTATGGGCACAGTTTAATATCTTTGGTGCAGCAGCAGCTTATTATATCTATGATAAATTAGAAGAAATTCCACTTATGGGATTTAGTCGTCTTCAAGAGCTTGAAGCGGATAAAATTGGTGTACAATACGCTCACGAGGCTGGTTATTCACCATATGGCCTATCAAAGTTTTTTGCAGCAATGGGTGATCGTCAAGAGTCTTGGTTAGAGTTACTTGTTTCAACGCATCCAAGACCTTCAACTCGTGTTGAAAAAATTGAAGAGCTTGTTTTTAATTATATTCCTTATTCAAGAGATGCTGTTGTAACTTCAGAAGATTACCTTGCAGCTAAGGAAACAATGAATGAAATTGAGCCAATGCCTTACTATATCGCTATGAGAGTGATGGCCCAGATGGGTGGTTTAGTTGAAGAAAGTATCAAGAGCTCAGTTAGAAAGAAATTTAAATTAGAAAAAGAAGATTAG
- a CDS encoding tail fiber domain-containing protein: protein MNVGEKLIYSLVISLSLILSSNIGASTDLIGYSGRLVQTDGTPITGTVDLRFEVFNSTGPTLLETININSVTLSNGIYSTELVIPNYQTHVEDLTGSETLLIRVTDVTNGLTFDYQKILSVPMAFYANKAVTADSIANAAITPDSLDFVGGCLDNQVLIKSGNQFDCINQTAALTVDSTLVNNAGVLGQATVGTAGTYTSVTVDQYGRVTSGSNPEVGSADITDGSIVDADISSTAAISWSKINAPTIDKTYVGLGNVLNVAQIPASDLDNSGTLDSSTQVPSELAVKGYVDTYADAKVIDDMSGTQTTIAPSVNSVKNYVTTEIGNVNQTQWTTTGSDIYYNSGNVGVGTTTPTYPLHVQNATWAEIGIEGTTSAAGASLNLLGHEDKKSAIRMQTGNSAASYWDIMAFGSNSVATSSQNELHFNFFNGANNTALVLEGNTGNIGVGTAAPTQKLTVDGNINVTTTNDICIDGGNCLSTVGSGDGTVTSVSTGTGLTGGPITTTGTINVDVGTSANQIPQIGAGGKLADSIINYNPAIDVALTGFTNGTASSVVATDTVLQAFGKVQAQLDAHASSIAGNAITDTDDVAEGTTNLYFSNTRAQTAAVVNSTAGSETVQAPSVDAMKSYVLAQTGAINESQWTTTGSDIYFNTGDVGVGTTTPTAKMDITGDISLNTAEYQWAQRISLPHADASVGNRALLTLTPGVQNTKVIIRSVRTTADSSSIINMEFDVAFTNGGNTFKVVSANISNNFVGYQWYFDSSTQTASLRFGQSGNSFAYNVYISSTKPNIPTLTVDAGTPPTGVAMTPDYIINSNGNDFKITKNGVDEFNILSSGNIGIGTTTPTQKLTVDGGMNVTTGNDICIDGSGCLSTVVAASGEQNTASSAGGASLVLAKSGTDLPFKGLTATSDIALTENANDIQIGVNTSNGANELLRLDGSGRVPSSVVDGTTVLNTPLTGYTVGTNSVLAATDTVLDAYGKLQAQINANYTAITGLDTDDVAEGTNLYFTTARAQTAAVVNSTAGTETTQAPSVSAVKNYVTTQMGTINQSQWTTNGSNIYFNTGNVGIGTTTPQNLLHVSGALNSHIYLEDRSGGVDNKIWSFNNNDGVLYLGQRNDDASYKNTHMTIDTLGNIGVGTITPSEKLHVAGNVIAASYLYTSDERFKENVETIIDPLHKVRSLRGVTFDWKTDEFPDRNFPQEKTVGFIAQEVEKVQPELVKTSKDGYKSVQYGNITALLVEAVKSISEQLDKLFSNDEEVKREIASLKEENEQLKAEMQEMRAAIKELQKANKE from the coding sequence TTGAACGTTGGCGAAAAATTAATATATTCTTTAGTCATCTCATTAAGCTTAATACTTAGCTCTAATATAGGTGCCTCTACAGACCTCATCGGATATTCGGGAAGGCTTGTACAAACTGATGGAACCCCTATTACGGGAACTGTCGACTTACGCTTTGAAGTCTTTAACTCTACAGGTCCGACTCTTCTTGAGACAATTAATATTAATTCTGTAACACTTTCAAACGGAATCTATAGCACAGAACTTGTGATACCAAATTATCAAACTCATGTTGAAGACCTTACCGGTAGTGAAACTCTTTTAATAAGAGTAACTGATGTTACTAATGGACTCACTTTTGACTATCAAAAAATACTTTCTGTTCCGATGGCATTCTATGCAAATAAGGCCGTAACGGCGGATTCAATTGCTAACGCAGCAATCACTCCAGATAGCCTCGACTTCGTTGGCGGCTGTCTAGATAATCAGGTTTTAATTAAATCAGGTAATCAGTTTGATTGTATCAATCAAACGGCAGCATTAACTGTTGATAGTACATTAGTAAATAATGCTGGAGTTTTAGGTCAGGCCACAGTTGGTACTGCGGGAACTTATACATCAGTTACAGTTGATCAATATGGACGTGTTACAAGTGGATCAAATCCAGAAGTGGGTTCAGCAGATATTACTGATGGGTCTATTGTTGATGCAGATATTAGTTCAACAGCCGCAATTTCATGGTCAAAGATAAACGCACCAACTATTGATAAAACTTATGTAGGCTTAGGTAATGTCTTAAACGTTGCTCAAATTCCTGCTAGTGATCTCGACAACTCGGGAACTCTTGATTCTTCAACACAAGTACCAAGTGAATTAGCGGTAAAAGGATACGTCGATACATATGCTGATGCTAAGGTTATTGATGATATGAGTGGGACTCAAACGACAATCGCCCCTTCTGTTAATTCAGTTAAAAACTATGTAACGACAGAAATTGGTAACGTTAATCAAACACAATGGACAACAACAGGTAGTGATATCTATTACAACTCAGGAAATGTTGGAGTGGGAACAACAACTCCAACTTACCCACTACATGTCCAAAATGCCACATGGGCAGAAATTGGAATTGAAGGTACAACTTCCGCTGCGGGAGCTAGTTTAAACCTTCTTGGACATGAAGATAAGAAGAGTGCAATTAGAATGCAAACAGGAAACTCTGCTGCTTCTTACTGGGATATCATGGCATTTGGTTCAAACTCAGTGGCCACTTCTAGTCAGAACGAACTTCATTTCAACTTCTTTAATGGCGCTAATAATACAGCATTAGTGTTAGAAGGAAATACAGGAAATATCGGAGTTGGAACGGCTGCACCGACGCAGAAACTAACAGTTGATGGAAATATAAATGTAACAACAACAAATGATATCTGTATTGATGGTGGTAATTGTCTTTCAACAGTTGGCTCTGGTGACGGAACTGTTACATCTGTTTCAACAGGAACTGGACTTACAGGTGGCCCAATTACAACAACAGGAACAATCAATGTTGATGTTGGAACAAGTGCAAATCAAATACCTCAAATAGGTGCTGGAGGGAAACTTGCTGATTCAATTATCAATTATAATCCAGCAATTGATGTCGCACTCACAGGCTTTACAAATGGAACAGCTTCAAGCGTTGTTGCAACAGATACAGTTCTACAGGCCTTTGGAAAAGTTCAGGCACAACTAGATGCTCATGCCAGCTCAATTGCAGGTAACGCTATCACTGATACTGATGATGTAGCAGAAGGTACGACAAATTTATACTTCAGTAATACTCGTGCCCAAACAGCAGCTGTTGTTAATTCCACTGCAGGATCAGAAACAGTGCAGGCACCTTCTGTCGATGCAATGAAAAGCTATGTTCTTGCTCAAACCGGTGCTATTAACGAATCACAATGGACGACGACAGGTAGTGATATATACTTTAACACTGGTGACGTTGGAGTAGGAACAACGACTCCGACAGCAAAGATGGATATCACGGGAGACATTTCATTAAATACTGCCGAATACCAATGGGCACAGAGAATAAGTCTTCCCCATGCTGATGCCTCTGTAGGAAATCGTGCCCTACTGACACTGACACCAGGTGTACAAAACACAAAAGTAATTATTAGGAGTGTGAGAACAACTGCAGATTCCTCTAGTATCATAAATATGGAATTTGATGTTGCCTTTACCAATGGCGGTAATACTTTTAAAGTCGTTTCTGCCAATATTAGCAATAACTTTGTTGGCTACCAATGGTACTTTGACTCTTCTACTCAAACGGCATCCCTAAGATTTGGGCAATCAGGAAATTCATTTGCTTATAATGTTTATATCTCTTCAACAAAGCCAAATATACCGACACTAACCGTTGATGCAGGGACACCGCCAACAGGCGTAGCAATGACACCAGATTATATTATAAATTCAAATGGTAATGATTTTAAAATAACAAAAAATGGAGTTGATGAATTTAATATTCTAAGCTCAGGAAATATCGGAATCGGTACAACTACTCCAACTCAAAAGCTAACGGTAGATGGTGGAATGAATGTTACTACTGGAAACGATATCTGTATTGACGGTAGTGGCTGTTTATCAACAGTAGTAGCGGCAAGCGGTGAGCAAAATACAGCATCAAGTGCTGGTGGAGCATCACTCGTTCTTGCAAAGTCTGGAACAGATCTTCCATTTAAAGGATTAACAGCAACAAGTGACATAGCCTTAACTGAGAATGCTAATGACATTCAGATTGGAGTTAATACATCAAATGGAGCAAATGAGCTTTTAAGACTTGATGGGTCTGGACGTGTTCCATCATCAGTTGTTGATGGCACGACTGTATTAAATACTCCGTTAACGGGATATACAGTGGGAACAAATTCAGTACTTGCAGCAACTGATACAGTTCTTGATGCCTACGGAAAATTACAGGCACAAATTAATGCAAACTATACGGCCATTACAGGCCTTGATACTGATGACGTAGCCGAAGGGACAAATTTATATTTCACAACGGCACGTGCTCAAACAGCAGCAGTTGTAAATTCAACAGCTGGAACAGAGACGACTCAAGCACCATCTGTTAGTGCGGTGAAAAATTATGTAACAACTCAGATGGGGACAATTAACCAATCACAATGGACCACTAATGGAAGTAATATATATTTCAATACTGGAAACGTTGGTATTGGAACGACAACACCACAAAACCTTCTCCATGTAAGCGGAGCACTTAATTCTCATATTTACCTTGAAGATCGTTCTGGTGGAGTTGATAACAAGATCTGGTCATTTAACAACAATGACGGAGTATTATACTTAGGTCAAAGAAATGATGACGCCTCTTATAAAAATACACATATGACAATTGATACTTTAGGAAATATTGGTGTAGGAACAATTACACCATCTGAAAAGTTACATGTTGCAGGAAATGTGATTGCAGCTTCATACCTTTATACATCAGATGAACGCTTCAAGGAGAATGTCGAAACCATTATTGATCCACTTCATAAAGTTAGGTCATTAAGAGGTGTAACTTTTGACTGGAAGACAGATGAGTTTCCTGACAGAAACTTCCCGCAAGAGAAGACTGTTGGTTTTATTGCTCAAGAAGTTGAAAAAGTTCAACCAGAATTAGTTAAAACAAGTAAGGATGGATATAAATCAGTTCAGTACGGAAATATCACTGCACTTCTTGTTGAAGCAGTGAAGTCAATCTCAGAGCAATTAGACAAGCTCTTTTCAAATGACGAGGAAGTTAAAAGAGAAATCGCTTCTTTAAAAGAAGAGAATGAGCAACTAAAAGCTGAAATGCAAGAGATGCGTGCTGCTATCAAAGAGTTACAAAAAGCAAATAAAGAATGA
- a CDS encoding transglycosylase SLT domain-containing protein — MKALVILFLSFNLYANETTPYSTAQFLEEINVVIDQVVAPPEEPCIDCKVEDNLISEADPLPTTFRRGSLYFNKMCENFVKEDGSLGVWGDMIVNYIDNTEGASDIYLYDEVRGMTASPYTCPNWYNLNNQQRKRFWVWMFASIAQVESSCDPTKVNTGPVPDATDRPTGLFQLNQVKRNRMWRGENCKFETGYTATIKPENQIKCSMDIMMEILKGRRGIYRGSGRIFPTNSYWEKLRPNHSQTGGPIGELVRNYPPCKATP; from the coding sequence ATGAAGGCTTTAGTTATACTCTTTTTAAGCTTTAACTTATACGCAAATGAAACGACTCCGTATTCGACAGCTCAATTTTTAGAAGAAATAAATGTTGTTATTGATCAAGTTGTGGCGCCTCCTGAAGAGCCATGTATAGACTGTAAAGTAGAAGATAATCTTATTTCAGAGGCAGATCCGTTACCGACAACATTTCGACGAGGCTCTCTTTATTTTAATAAGATGTGTGAAAACTTTGTAAAAGAAGATGGAAGCCTTGGTGTATGGGGAGATATGATTGTTAATTATATCGACAATACAGAGGGAGCATCAGATATCTACCTCTATGATGAAGTGAGAGGAATGACAGCAAGTCCATACACTTGCCCTAATTGGTACAATCTAAATAACCAGCAAAGAAAGAGGTTTTGGGTTTGGATGTTTGCTTCAATTGCACAAGTTGAATCATCATGTGATCCGACAAAAGTAAATACAGGGCCTGTTCCTGATGCCACAGATCGTCCAACGGGACTATTTCAGCTCAATCAAGTTAAAAGAAATAGAATGTGGCGTGGAGAAAATTGCAAGTTTGAAACTGGTTATACCGCAACAATTAAACCAGAGAATCAAATAAAATGTAGCATGGACATTATGATGGAAATCCTCAAAGGAAGACGCGGAATATATCGTGGCTCAGGTAGAATTTTTCCAACTAATTCTTATTGGGAAAAGCTAAGACCTAATCATAGTCAAACTGGAGGGCCTATTGGTGAGCTAGTTAGAAACTACCCTCCTTGTAAAGCAACACCTTAA
- a CDS encoding APC family permease produces MVKLKRSLNTFQVTMYGIGTILGAGIYALIGKISATAGMMAPLSFIVSAILASMTAYSYTQLVKLFPKSAGEAEYIFQGFHSVLLSNIVGWLVAFTGVVSASTLIKGFVGYFQTFIHWTDFSVVFLIIILVTALAIKGIKESINIVIFFTIIEIVGLILICGSAWQDLSANEFMLPALLQNFSWSQFPMIISGAFLAFYAYIGFEDMVNLAEETNLPGPTISRSIYIAVLVSTILYVFVALVAIASIPLEELNQSKAPLKDMYVHHGGNALVISAIGIFAIFNGIIAQVIMASRILYGLRHPLKWMNFLSVINKKTQTPINATIVVAIIISLLVSLFPIKTLAASTSFIILIVFTFINLSLVSYRIKNREIQFRYLTIPIIASISNIVFLAFTALY; encoded by the coding sequence ATGGTAAAACTTAAGCGATCTTTAAATACCTTTCAGGTAACAATGTATGGAATTGGTACAATTCTTGGTGCTGGTATTTATGCCTTAATTGGAAAGATTTCAGCAACAGCAGGAATGATGGCACCACTGTCGTTTATAGTTTCGGCAATTTTAGCAAGTATGACTGCTTACTCTTATACTCAATTAGTTAAATTATTTCCCAAAAGTGCAGGAGAGGCCGAGTATATCTTTCAAGGATTTCATAGCGTGTTGCTTTCAAATATTGTTGGCTGGCTTGTTGCCTTTACTGGTGTCGTCAGTGCATCAACACTAATAAAAGGGTTTGTCGGCTATTTTCAAACATTTATTCATTGGACAGATTTTTCAGTCGTTTTTCTAATTATTATCTTAGTTACTGCACTGGCCATAAAAGGAATAAAAGAATCCATTAACATCGTTATCTTCTTCACTATAATTGAGATTGTTGGCCTTATTTTAATATGTGGGAGTGCATGGCAAGACCTCTCGGCCAATGAATTCATGCTTCCTGCATTATTACAGAACTTTTCGTGGTCCCAATTTCCAATGATTATATCAGGCGCATTCTTGGCCTTTTATGCATATATCGGATTTGAAGATATGGTAAACCTTGCAGAAGAAACAAATCTTCCTGGCCCAACTATAAGTCGCTCTATTTATATAGCAGTTCTTGTATCGACGATCTTATATGTTTTTGTAGCCTTAGTTGCAATTGCAAGTATTCCCTTAGAAGAGCTCAATCAAAGTAAAGCGCCCCTTAAAGATATGTACGTCCATCACGGAGGCAATGCCCTTGTCATCAGTGCCATTGGTATCTTTGCAATCTTTAACGGAATCATTGCTCAAGTGATAATGGCCTCTCGAATTCTTTATGGCCTTAGACACCCATTAAAATGGATGAATTTTTTATCAGTAATTAATAAAAAAACACAGACACCAATTAATGCAACTATTGTCGTTGCAATAATTATTTCACTCTTAGTAAGTCTCTTTCCTATAAAGACACTTGCTGCATCCACTAGCTTCATCATTCTAATCGTTTTTACCTTCATCAATCTTTCACTTGTTTCCTATCGTATTAAAAACCGTGAAATCCAATTTAGGTACTTAACCATTCCTATTATTGCCAGTATATCAAATATCGTCTTTCTAGCTTTTACTGCTCTCTACTAA